From a single Labrus bergylta chromosome 14, fLabBer1.1, whole genome shotgun sequence genomic region:
- the im:7136398 gene encoding schwannomin-interacting protein 1 translates to MEREKETAEEKEEEEEEEDNELHHHIAAASSVDYLPIMHWDDLSQRIAELEKQEQERREKSKRGEVRMGESHGGVWRDVWEEEEEDFRRCRVASVASRFHNHRNLQLCFINNSDSEDDEEGTKKKVSMGPGGISCHAAAGLKQEVIIALRTLRDKLLAEQKEKEHLAGCSNVAKRKHLECWELQECSEKQLRSLRGTLQQEVHALSSELVAHLLVRDQLRTKQDAMLLDVQDLT, encoded by the exons atggagagagagaaagagacagcagaggagaaggaggaggaggaagaggaggaggacaacgAGCTTCATCATCACATCGCAGCCGCCTCCTCTGTGGACTACCTTCCCATCATGCACTGGGACGACCTGAGTCAGAGGATAGCGGAGTTGGAGaaacaggagcaggagaggagggaaaagtCAAAG AGAGGTGAGGTAAGGATGGGGGAGAGCCACGGGGGAGTGTGGAGGGACgtgtgggaggaagaggaggaagacttCCGGAGGTGCAGAGTCGCTTCTGTCGCCTCACG ATTTCACAACCACAGAAACCTGCAGCTGTGCTTCATCAACAACAGCGACAGTGAAGACGACGAGGAGGGAACCAAGAAAAAG GTTTCCATGGGACCGGGGGGAATTAGTTGCCATGCCGCCGCCGGgttgaaacaggaagtgatcatTGCCCTGAGGACGCTGAGAGACAAACTGCTGGCTgaacagaaggagaaggag catCTGGCTGGCTGCAGCAATGTTGCCAAGCGGAAACATCTGGAGTGTTGGGAGCTTCAGGAGTGTTCAGAGAAACAGCTCCGCAGCCTGAGAGGGACACTTCAACAGGAAGTACACG ctctgagcTCCGAGCTGGTGGCTCACCTGTTGGTACGAGACCAGCTGAGAACGAAGCAGGACGCCATGCTGCTGGACGTGCAGGACCTGACCTAA
- the LOC109996025 gene encoding P2R1A-PPP2R2A-interacting phosphatase regulator 1, with protein MERMEVDQCAGAAGGAGGGALRRSNSAPMITSVSDGMAVFSPVTSARYRRSSVSINPSCPSQLVPLSPFSLTGDRLDQKRQEENMEMMLRGSLQRISASSLIPVPPVSQWHDHASVWFQSQDSGVTPNSSPSPTRRFRPAVSATVRWPVLTPLKRKGGVESDGPPKKLFVAGVTDPANRSSYTVSVSQTAAGSPPAGGVSPQSSPLSLSPPPAFTPFTSHQHPGH; from the exons ATGGAACGGATGGAAGTCGACCAGTGCGCAGGCGCAGCTGGCGGGGCAGGAGGCGGGGCACTCCGTAGATCTAACAGCGCCCCCATGATCACCAGCGTCAG TGATGGGATGGCGGTCTTCAGTCCCGTGACGTCAGCTCGGTACAGACGCAGCAGTGTGTCCATCAACCCCAGCTGCCCCTCACAG ctcgtccctctctctcctttctctctgaCCGGAGACAGACTGGACCAGAAGAGGCAG GAGGAGAACATGGAGATGATGCTCAGAGGGAGTCTGCAGAGAATAAG TGCTTCCAGTCTGATCCCAGTTCCTCCAGTCAGTCAGTGGCACGATCACGCATCAGTG tggTTTCAGTCACAGGACAGCGGTGTCACccctaactcctcccccagtCCCACCCGGAGGTTCAG ACCAGCAGTCAGCGCCACTGTGAGGTGGCCTGTATTAACTCCACTCAAGAGGAAAG GAGGGGTGGAGTCAGATGGACCACCTAAGAAGCTCTTTGTTGCCGGGGTAACAGATCCGGCCAACAGGAGCAGCTACACAGTTAG TGTTTCCCAGACGGCGGCAGGTTCTCCGCCAGCAGGGGGCGTCAGTCCTCAGTCCagccctctgtctctctctcctccccctgccTTCACCCCATTTACCTCCCACCAGCACCCCGGACACTAa